One genomic region from Balaenoptera musculus isolate JJ_BM4_2016_0621 chromosome X, mBalMus1.pri.v3, whole genome shotgun sequence encodes:
- the NDUFB11 gene encoding NADH dehydrogenase [ubiquinone] 1 beta subcomplex subunit 11, mitochondrial isoform X2: protein MAAGMLGLCGRRLLALAARRGLPAARVRWESSSSRAVIAPSAVAGKRPPEPTLRWQEDPDPEDENLYEKNPDSHGYDRDPAVDLWNMRVVFFFGFSIVLVLGSTFVAYLPDYRMQEWARREAERLVKYREANGLPIMDSNCFDPSKIQLPEDED, encoded by the exons ATGGCGGCCGGGATGTTAGGTTTGTGCGGCCGCCGCCTTTTGGCGTTGGCGGCGAGGCGAGGGCTCCCGGCTGCCCGTGTTCGCTGGGAATCCAGCTCCTCCAGGGCTGTGATCGCCCCGTCTGCTGTGGCGGGAAAGCGGCCGCCGGAACCGACTTTACGCTGGCAGGAGGACCCAGATCCCGAGGACGAAAACCTCTATGagaag AACCCAGACTCCCACGGTTATGACAGGGACCCTGCTGTGGACCTCTGGAACATGCGGGTCGTCTTCTTCTTTGGCTTCTCCATCGTCTTGGTCCTTGGCAGCACCTTTGTGGCTTATCTGCCTGACTACAG GATGCAGGAGTGGGCCCGCCGGGAAGCTGAGAGGCTTGTAAAATACCGAGAGGCCAATGGCCTCCCCATCATGGACTCCAACTGCTTCGACCCCAGCAAGATCCAGCTGCCAGAGGATGAGGACTGA
- the NDUFB11 gene encoding NADH dehydrogenase [ubiquinone] 1 beta subcomplex subunit 11, mitochondrial isoform X1: MAAGMLGLCGRRLLALAARRGLPAARVRWESSSSRAVIAPSAVAGKRPPEPTLRWQEDPDPEDENLYEKNPDSHGYDRDPAVDLWNMRVVFFFGFSIVLVLGSTFVAYLPDYRCMGCQREWDGSGQKQGWRLKETARNPVPGELRWGLVSIEAPSRLPPRCCLQDAGVGPPGS, from the exons ATGGCGGCCGGGATGTTAGGTTTGTGCGGCCGCCGCCTTTTGGCGTTGGCGGCGAGGCGAGGGCTCCCGGCTGCCCGTGTTCGCTGGGAATCCAGCTCCTCCAGGGCTGTGATCGCCCCGTCTGCTGTGGCGGGAAAGCGGCCGCCGGAACCGACTTTACGCTGGCAGGAGGACCCAGATCCCGAGGACGAAAACCTCTATGagaag AACCCAGACTCCCACGGTTATGACAGGGACCCTGCTGTGGACCTCTGGAACATGCGGGTCGTCTTCTTCTTTGGCTTCTCCATCGTCTTGGTCCTTGGCAGCACCTTTGTGGCTTATCTGCCTGACTACAGGTGCATGGGGTGTCAAAGAGAGTGGGACGGGTCGGGGCAGAAGCAGGGGTGGAGATTGAAGGAGACTGCCAGAAATCCTGTCCCTGGGGAGCTAAGATGGGGATTGGTGTCCATTGAGGCTCCCTCACGTCTACCCCCACGCTGCTGCCTCCAGGATGCAGGAGTGGGCCCGCCGGGAAGCTGA